A single Drosophila miranda strain MSH22 chromosome XR, D.miranda_PacBio2.1, whole genome shotgun sequence DNA region contains:
- the LOC117186738 gene encoding uncharacterized protein LOC117186738 → MKRLRDGRQARPLGANGDATGHPSGDQLPEVPAPADEPTTNRARGWIVDPNGPSASRQAQLRRVGEATLRQPDRMPWGQRVAAIQGWIDRQTQDPGTDTEEEVEPEGRFATAGARSAPNHDVAALNRRWFGSYGAAIDDDNATTDTDEHETIIRDAQSLASTL, encoded by the coding sequence ATGAAGCGTCTAAGAGACGGAAGGCAAGCTCGGCCCCTAGGGGCAAATGGTGATGCGACGGGACACCCTAGCGGAGACCAGCTGCCTGAAGTCCCGGCACCTGCCGACGAACCAACGACAAACCGGGCTCGCGGCTGGATCGTCGACCccaatgggccatccgcctccCGTCAAGCCCAGCTGAGGCGGGTCGGAGAGGCGACACTTCGACAACCGGACAGGATGCCATGGGGCCAGCGCGTGGCAGCCATCCAAGGGTGGATCGACCGACAAACCCAGGACCCGGGGACCGACACcgaagaggaagtagagccCGAGGGCCGCTTCGCAACCGCAGGTGCCCGCTCGGCGCCCAATCACGACGTCGCCGCCCTGAATCGCCGTTGGTTCGGGAGTTATGGGGCTGccatcgacgacgacaacgcgaCAACGGACACCGACGAGCACGAGACGATAATACGCGACGCTCAAAGCCTGGCGTCCACGCTGTAG